A genomic stretch from Aminobacter aminovorans includes:
- a CDS encoding dihydroorotase gives MATTFDLILKGGTVVNHDGSGVRDVGVTNGRIAAIGDLGSASAGETIDCRGLHILPGVVDSQVHFREPGLEHKEDLESGSRAAVLGGVTAVFEMPNTNPLTTSEATLADKVSRATARMHCDFAFWVGGTRENARDVAELERLPGAAGIKVFMGSSTGDLLVEDDEGVASILRNTRRRAAFHSEDEFRLRDRQNLRVDNDPSSHPIWRDEIAALQCTERLVRIARDTRARIHVLHISTAEEITFLEQHKDVATCEATPHHLTMSSDDYARLGTLLQMNPPVRAARHRDGIWHGISQGIVDVLGSDHAPHTLTEKAKPYPASPSGMTGVQTLVPIMLDHVNAGRLTLERFVDLASHGPNRIFGMARKGRIAAGYDADFTVVDMKREVTITNAQAGSKAGWTPYDGKQVTGWPVGTIVRGIRVMWEAEITTPSQGRAVEFSEAVVR, from the coding sequence ATGGCTACCACCTTCGATCTCATCCTCAAGGGCGGCACTGTCGTCAATCATGACGGCAGCGGCGTCCGCGACGTCGGTGTCACCAATGGCAGGATCGCCGCCATCGGCGATCTCGGCAGCGCCTCGGCCGGCGAGACCATCGATTGCCGCGGCCTGCACATCCTGCCCGGCGTCGTAGACAGCCAGGTGCATTTCCGCGAGCCGGGGCTGGAGCACAAGGAAGACCTGGAGAGTGGCTCGCGCGCGGCCGTGCTGGGCGGCGTCACCGCTGTCTTCGAGATGCCCAACACCAATCCGCTGACGACCAGCGAAGCGACCCTGGCCGACAAGGTCAGCCGGGCGACCGCACGCATGCATTGCGACTTCGCCTTCTGGGTCGGCGGCACGCGCGAGAACGCCCGGGACGTCGCCGAACTGGAGCGCCTGCCCGGTGCCGCCGGCATCAAGGTGTTCATGGGTTCGTCGACCGGCGACCTTCTGGTCGAGGACGACGAGGGCGTCGCATCGATCCTGCGCAACACCCGCCGCCGCGCCGCCTTCCACTCGGAGGACGAGTTCCGCCTGCGCGATCGCCAGAACCTGCGTGTCGACAACGACCCGTCCTCGCACCCGATCTGGCGCGACGAGATCGCCGCCCTGCAGTGCACCGAACGGCTGGTGCGTATCGCGCGCGACACCCGCGCCCGCATCCACGTGCTGCACATCTCGACGGCGGAGGAAATCACCTTCCTCGAACAGCACAAGGATGTCGCCACCTGCGAGGCGACCCCGCATCATCTGACCATGAGCTCGGACGACTATGCCCGTCTCGGCACGCTGTTGCAGATGAACCCGCCGGTGCGCGCAGCACGCCACCGCGACGGCATCTGGCACGGTATTTCGCAAGGTATCGTCGACGTGCTCGGCTCCGACCATGCGCCGCACACGCTGACTGAGAAGGCCAAGCCTTATCCGGCCTCGCCCTCGGGCATGACCGGCGTGCAGACGCTGGTGCCGATCATGCTCGACCACGTCAATGCGGGCCGTCTGACGCTGGAGCGCTTCGTGGACCTTGCGAGCCACGGCCCCAACCGAATCTTCGGCATGGCGCGCAAGGGCCGCATCGCCGCCGGCTACGACGCCGACTTCACCGTCGTCGACATGAAGCGCGAGGTGACGATCACCAACGCCCAGGCCGGCTCCAAGGCCGGCTGGACGCCTTATGACGGCAAGCAGGTCACCGGCTGGCCGGTCGGCACCATCGTCCGCGGCATCCGCGTCATGTGGGAAGCCGAGATCACCACGCCGTCGCAGGGCAGGGCGGTAGAGTTTTCGGAAGCCGTGGTGCGGTAG